One Citricoccus sp. K5 DNA window includes the following coding sequences:
- a CDS encoding stage II sporulation protein M, with product MDLDAYTSVHRPTWERLDSLARTRRLDAGQADELLELYGRASTHLSVVQAHDPDGPQAAGLSMVLARARNRITGAPSNASAGFSRFFLEQLPAAFYRIRWLTVLLGAAFCLVAVWFGFWVNGEPEVLASLGTEEQMREYAEEQFTGYYSENPAASFAGQVWTNNAWIAAQEVAFGITGYFVPYVLFVNAQGVGISGGVMAAHGELDTFFLYILPHGFMELTAIFIAGAAGLRIFWAWVAPGQRTRLDSLASEGRSLFTVAAGLVLVLAVSGVVEGFVTPSGLPHWLRLGIGLLVLAGYWAYTLILGRRAVAAGATGDLEAHDAGARQLTA from the coding sequence GTGGATCTGGACGCCTACACCTCGGTACATCGCCCCACGTGGGAGCGGTTGGACTCGTTGGCGCGCACCCGCCGTCTCGACGCCGGGCAGGCCGACGAGCTGCTCGAGCTCTACGGCCGGGCCTCCACCCACCTGTCCGTGGTGCAGGCGCATGACCCGGACGGGCCGCAGGCCGCCGGGCTGTCCATGGTGCTGGCCCGGGCCCGCAACCGCATCACGGGGGCGCCCTCCAACGCCTCCGCCGGCTTCTCCCGCTTCTTCCTCGAACAGCTGCCCGCCGCGTTCTACCGGATCCGCTGGCTCACGGTGCTCCTCGGGGCGGCCTTCTGCCTCGTGGCCGTCTGGTTCGGATTCTGGGTGAACGGCGAACCCGAGGTGCTCGCCTCCCTGGGCACCGAGGAGCAGATGCGCGAGTACGCCGAGGAGCAGTTCACCGGCTACTACTCCGAGAACCCGGCCGCTTCCTTCGCCGGGCAGGTGTGGACCAACAACGCATGGATCGCCGCGCAGGAGGTGGCCTTCGGGATCACCGGCTACTTCGTGCCCTATGTGCTCTTCGTCAATGCGCAGGGCGTCGGGATCTCCGGCGGGGTCATGGCGGCCCACGGCGAGCTGGACACCTTCTTCCTGTACATCCTCCCGCACGGATTCATGGAGCTCACGGCGATCTTCATCGCCGGTGCCGCCGGCCTGCGGATCTTCTGGGCCTGGGTGGCCCCGGGGCAGCGGACCCGGCTCGATTCGCTGGCCTCCGAGGGCCGCTCGCTGTTCACGGTGGCCGCCGGGCTGGTCCTCGTGCTGGCCGTGTCCGGCGTGGTGGAGGGCTTCGTCACCCCGTCCGGGCTGCCGCACTGGCTGCGCCTGGGCATCGGTCTGCTCGTGTTGGCCGGCTACTGGGCCTACACGCTGATCCTGGGGCGCCGGGCCGTCGCCGCCGGCGCCACCGGGGACCTCGAGGCCCACGACGCCGGCGCCCGCCAGCTCACAGCGTAG
- a CDS encoding TIGR01906 family membrane protein, translating to MAGKDRSQDGTNASSGKNGDRDGRAAEHADSHEFESGLDYAAFMEDDEADTSDPNAEESPDTAPVTSDALDSSDGGSHRADLGTQPTESIDRPDGAGRAEHRADPGTQSTQSIDRAELDAWAAGDTVARDRPAARARGDRNGLPPETVTATSTPEPDPESSRAGTGTLWDDVAVAGSTAAGAGAAAGAPVTAPQTAQSAQDDYRGFASGAHATDAEDRRRDLRGAEARAAARDEALEGPSTAPKVLQVLLAIFFPIVVLIAAVRAVASPLFLWIEYHRPGFPADELGFTTEDRLTYGSAGMDFLFNAAPPRYLSDLTHQGNQLFTDTEVSHMADVKLVMLISMAVGAVLGLLCIVFMIVLARTAKGGIRRSLFAGSVWMLVVLIALAVLAVLGWEQFFATFHSLFFADGTWTFQATDALIRLYPNQFWMDAGIGIAALVLVTLIVTLICTWPTRRRRHESRLAQMDLIQRRNDWYDAQEA from the coding sequence ATGGCTGGCAAGGACAGGTCACAGGACGGCACGAACGCCTCCTCCGGCAAGAATGGGGACCGGGACGGGCGTGCAGCGGAGCACGCGGATAGCCACGAGTTCGAGAGCGGCCTGGACTACGCGGCGTTCATGGAGGACGACGAGGCGGACACCTCTGATCCGAACGCCGAGGAGAGTCCTGACACCGCGCCGGTGACCTCGGATGCCCTGGATTCCAGTGATGGCGGCTCACACCGTGCGGATCTGGGCACCCAGCCGACCGAGTCCATCGACCGACCCGACGGTGCCGGCCGCGCCGAGCACCGCGCGGACCCGGGAACCCAGTCGACACAGTCCATCGACCGGGCCGAGCTCGATGCCTGGGCTGCCGGCGATACTGTGGCGCGGGACCGGCCGGCTGCCCGGGCGCGCGGTGACAGGAACGGACTGCCGCCGGAGACCGTGACAGCCACGTCCACGCCGGAGCCCGATCCCGAGTCCAGCCGCGCCGGAACGGGCACCCTGTGGGACGACGTCGCCGTGGCAGGCTCCACCGCCGCCGGCGCAGGAGCGGCTGCGGGGGCCCCCGTCACGGCGCCCCAGACCGCCCAGTCCGCCCAGGACGACTACCGGGGCTTCGCCAGCGGTGCACACGCAACGGACGCTGAGGACCGGCGTCGGGACCTGCGTGGCGCCGAGGCGCGTGCCGCGGCCCGGGACGAGGCGCTGGAAGGCCCCTCGACCGCACCCAAGGTGCTGCAGGTGCTGTTGGCGATCTTCTTCCCGATCGTCGTGCTGATCGCCGCCGTCCGCGCCGTGGCCTCCCCACTGTTCCTGTGGATCGAGTACCACCGTCCCGGCTTCCCGGCCGACGAGCTTGGCTTCACCACCGAGGACCGGCTGACCTACGGCTCCGCCGGCATGGACTTCCTCTTCAACGCAGCACCGCCCCGGTATCTGTCCGACCTGACACACCAGGGCAACCAGCTGTTCACGGACACCGAGGTCTCCCACATGGCGGACGTCAAGCTCGTCATGCTCATCAGCATGGCCGTCGGCGCCGTCCTGGGCCTGCTGTGCATCGTCTTCATGATCGTTCTGGCCCGCACCGCCAAGGGTGGCATCCGCCGCTCGCTGTTCGCCGGGTCGGTCTGGATGCTCGTGGTCCTGATCGCCCTGGCCGTGCTGGCCGTGCTCGGCTGGGAGCAGTTCTTCGCGACCTTCCACAGCCTGTTCTTCGCCGACGGCACCTGGACCTTCCAGGCCACGGACGCCCTGATCCGGCTCTACCCGAACCAGTTCTGGATGGACGCCGGGATCGGCATCGCCGCCCTGGTGCTGGTCACCCTCATCGTGACCCTGATCTGCACGTGGCCCACCCGCCGCCGGCGGCACGAGTCCCGCCTGGCGCAGATGGACCTGATCCAGCGCCGCAACGACTGGTACGACGCCCAGGAGGCCTGA
- a CDS encoding long-chain fatty acid--CoA ligase, with the protein MQEAQTDQVADLPAETNVTDRFLAVAAERPHAPAYAVRNGAGGWLDVSYASFLDQVRSAAKGLIALGVEPKSMVGIMAPTSYEWAVIDQAIWFAGAVSVPVYETSSPMQVEHILADSGARLVFTAAARHRTAVERAAGQGGFEVSVVPLDAAGLAELGRAGRGVTDEALEAARSANCLADVASLVYTSGTTGKPKGARITHANFAVGAANILPFAQGIVGGSEQRTLMFLPLAHVLAHAVQYICLVGGIQIAHASDLKTLTTDLSSFHPTWLLAVPRVFEKLDAGAAAAAHEGGTAKIFAAARATAIEYSEAQDAEARGEGSGPGALLRARHALFDKLVYPKIRRILGGSAKYTVSGASALNPELAHFFRGAGLGMQEGYGLTETTAPATLNIPGHTRIGSVGLPVPGTTIRIAEDQEILIRGTIVFDGYHGQPEASAAALDEDGFFRTGDIGRLDADGYLYVTGRKKEIIVTAGGKNVYPTPLEETIRSAGVVSQVVVVGDGRPFVGALVTLDADGLAQWANAQGVSPLSLAEASTHEGLRAEVQKAVDLANESVSQAESIRKFTILDTELTEESGHLTPSLKLQRNVVITDYADAIEELYRA; encoded by the coding sequence ATGCAGGAAGCCCAGACCGACCAGGTCGCCGACCTCCCCGCCGAGACCAACGTGACGGACCGGTTCCTGGCCGTGGCGGCCGAACGACCCCACGCCCCGGCCTACGCCGTGCGCAATGGGGCCGGCGGGTGGCTGGACGTCTCCTACGCCTCCTTCCTCGACCAGGTGAGGTCCGCCGCCAAGGGGCTGATCGCCCTCGGCGTGGAGCCGAAATCCATGGTGGGCATCATGGCACCCACCTCCTATGAGTGGGCCGTGATAGACCAGGCCATCTGGTTCGCCGGTGCCGTGTCCGTCCCCGTCTACGAGACGTCCTCACCGATGCAGGTGGAGCACATCCTCGCGGACTCCGGCGCCCGGCTGGTCTTCACCGCCGCCGCACGGCACCGCACCGCCGTGGAGCGTGCCGCCGGGCAGGGAGGTTTCGAGGTCTCCGTGGTCCCGCTCGACGCCGCCGGACTGGCCGAGCTGGGCCGCGCAGGCCGGGGCGTGACGGACGAGGCGCTCGAGGCGGCCCGGTCCGCGAACTGCCTGGCCGACGTCGCCTCCCTCGTCTACACCTCCGGCACCACGGGCAAGCCCAAGGGCGCCCGGATCACGCACGCGAACTTCGCCGTGGGGGCCGCCAACATCCTCCCCTTCGCCCAGGGGATCGTGGGCGGCAGCGAGCAGCGCACCCTGATGTTCCTGCCGCTGGCGCACGTGCTGGCCCATGCCGTGCAGTACATCTGCCTGGTCGGCGGGATCCAGATCGCCCACGCCTCGGACCTGAAGACCCTGACCACGGACCTCTCCTCCTTCCATCCCACGTGGCTGCTGGCCGTGCCGCGCGTGTTCGAGAAGCTCGACGCCGGCGCTGCCGCCGCCGCGCACGAGGGCGGAACCGCGAAGATCTTCGCGGCCGCCCGCGCCACCGCGATCGAGTACTCGGAGGCCCAGGACGCCGAGGCCAGGGGTGAGGGCAGCGGGCCCGGTGCCCTGCTGCGGGCCCGCCATGCACTGTTCGACAAGCTGGTCTACCCGAAGATCCGCCGGATCCTCGGCGGCTCGGCGAAGTACACCGTTTCCGGGGCCAGCGCCCTGAACCCCGAACTGGCCCACTTCTTCCGCGGCGCCGGACTGGGGATGCAGGAAGGGTACGGCCTGACCGAGACCACCGCTCCCGCCACGCTCAACATCCCCGGCCACACGCGCATCGGCTCCGTGGGACTGCCGGTGCCGGGGACCACCATCCGCATCGCCGAGGACCAGGAGATCCTCATCCGGGGCACCATCGTCTTCGACGGGTATCACGGTCAGCCCGAAGCGTCCGCCGCGGCGCTGGATGAGGACGGCTTCTTCCGGACCGGGGACATCGGCCGCCTGGACGCGGACGGCTACCTCTATGTCACCGGCCGCAAGAAGGAGATCATCGTCACCGCCGGCGGCAAGAACGTCTACCCGACGCCTCTCGAGGAGACCATCCGCTCCGCCGGTGTGGTCTCCCAGGTGGTCGTGGTGGGCGACGGCCGTCCCTTCGTGGGCGCCCTCGTCACCCTGGACGCGGACGGGCTGGCCCAGTGGGCCAACGCCCAGGGCGTTTCGCCCCTCTCCCTGGCCGAGGCGAGCACCCACGAGGGGCTGCGAGCCGAGGTGCAGAAGGCCGTGGACCTGGCCAACGAGTCGGTCTCCCAGGCGGAGTCCATCCGGAAGTTCACCATCCTGGACACCGAGCTGACCGAGGAGTCCGGCCACCTCACCCCGTCCCTGAAGCTGCAGCGCAACGTGGTCATCACCGACTACGCGGACGCCATCGAGGAGCTGTACCGGGCGTAG
- a CDS encoding dolichyl-phosphate-mannose--protein mannosyltransferase produces MGEAASGSGHQGPADRTPKAPDTAPACTYDGRVPQSTPTAQSVRPVQPASPAPATSPTRWLSTPAAAYTDAALRLRLLGERFHPGHWGWIVPLAVTILAGVLRLIRLDHPHQLIFDETYYVKDAFTLLQSGVEMNWPEDHNEQFAAGNPQPENTPEYVVHPPLGKWLIALGMAVFGADNGTGWRFSAAVAGTLSVLLTALIAQRLFRSVFLGGIAGLLLAVEGHHLVMSRTGLLDIFLSFFVLAAFGALLLDRADGRRRLAERLAAAAARHGGAPPSSLLRYGPWLGWRPWRLVAGILLGAACGVKLSGLAFMAVFGLTTVLWDMNARRVAGIRHWVRAGVTHDGLYAFVAVVGVGAATYLATWTGWLVTGNGYNRQWHATHPPQSWWEHLVPGPLRSLGDYHRQSTQFHGGLSSGHDYASNPWTWPFMGRPTSFYYEGYDDGANGCPVDTCSAAITDLANPVIWWAGTLAVLALVFLWLGRRDWRAGAFLGVYAAGQLVWFLWPERTMFFFYTIAYTPFLILALTLCLGALMRFGGPANRRRNTVLVLAFVAVAVAASAFFMPVWTGEMIPYDQWRLRMWMSSWI; encoded by the coding sequence ATGGGCGAGGCGGCGAGCGGAAGCGGCCACCAGGGGCCAGCGGATCGGACCCCCAAGGCCCCGGACACCGCCCCCGCCTGCACGTACGATGGCAGGGTGCCTCAGTCCACCCCCACAGCGCAGTCGGTACGGCCGGTGCAGCCGGCATCTCCAGCGCCCGCCACATCCCCAACCCGGTGGTTGAGCACCCCCGCAGCCGCCTACACGGATGCGGCCCTGCGTCTTCGGCTGCTCGGCGAGCGTTTCCATCCGGGCCACTGGGGTTGGATCGTCCCGCTGGCCGTCACCATCCTGGCCGGCGTCCTGCGTCTGATTCGGCTGGACCACCCGCACCAGCTGATCTTCGACGAGACCTACTACGTCAAGGACGCCTTCACCCTGCTGCAGTCCGGCGTGGAGATGAACTGGCCGGAGGACCACAACGAGCAGTTCGCGGCCGGTAACCCGCAACCGGAGAACACTCCCGAGTACGTGGTGCACCCCCCGCTGGGCAAGTGGCTGATCGCCCTCGGCATGGCAGTGTTCGGTGCGGACAACGGCACCGGCTGGCGGTTCTCCGCGGCCGTGGCGGGCACCCTGTCCGTGCTGCTGACCGCACTGATCGCCCAACGGCTCTTCCGTTCGGTCTTCCTCGGCGGGATCGCCGGCCTGCTGCTGGCGGTGGAGGGCCATCACCTCGTGATGTCCCGCACTGGGCTGCTGGACATCTTCCTCTCCTTCTTCGTCCTGGCCGCCTTCGGTGCGCTGCTGCTGGACCGCGCGGACGGCAGGCGCCGTCTGGCCGAGCGGCTCGCGGCCGCGGCCGCACGCCATGGTGGGGCGCCGCCGTCGTCCCTGCTGAGGTACGGGCCGTGGCTGGGATGGCGCCCGTGGCGCCTGGTGGCCGGGATCCTCCTGGGTGCGGCCTGCGGGGTGAAGCTCTCCGGGCTGGCCTTCATGGCCGTCTTCGGGCTGACGACCGTGCTGTGGGACATGAACGCCCGGCGCGTGGCGGGCATCCGGCACTGGGTCCGCGCCGGCGTCACGCATGACGGGCTCTATGCCTTCGTCGCCGTCGTCGGCGTGGGCGCGGCGACCTATCTGGCCACCTGGACCGGCTGGCTCGTCACCGGCAACGGCTACAACCGGCAGTGGCACGCCACCCATCCCCCGCAGTCCTGGTGGGAGCACCTCGTGCCCGGCCCGCTGCGCTCGCTGGGCGACTACCACCGGCAGTCCACCCAGTTCCACGGGGGCCTGTCCTCCGGACACGACTACGCCTCGAACCCGTGGACGTGGCCGTTCATGGGCCGCCCCACGTCCTTCTACTACGAAGGCTACGACGACGGCGCGAACGGCTGCCCAGTGGACACCTGTTCCGCTGCCATCACCGATCTGGCGAACCCCGTCATCTGGTGGGCGGGAACCCTGGCAGTGCTGGCCCTGGTGTTCCTGTGGCTGGGTCGCCGCGACTGGCGGGCCGGGGCATTCCTCGGGGTCTACGCGGCCGGCCAGCTCGTCTGGTTCCTCTGGCCGGAGCGGACCATGTTCTTCTTCTACACGATCGCCTACACGCCCTTCCTCATCCTCGCGCTCACCCTCTGCCTCGGCGCCCTGATGCGCTTCGGCGGCCCCGCGAACCGCCGCCGGAACACGGTGCTGGTCCTGGCGTTCGTGGCGGTGGCCGTGGCGGCCAGCGCCTTCTTCATGCCGGTCTGGACCGGCGAGATGATCCCCTATGACCAGTGGCGGCTGCGGATGTGGATGAGCAGCTGGATCTGA
- a CDS encoding hemolysin family protein has translation MEIVSILVGLVLIIACGLFVAAEFALITVNKNEVREAAAQGDQKAAGVLKGMNTLSTQLSGAQLGITLTNLGIGFLAEPAIAALVVGPLTDAGLAAPLARSVSVALALVLATVLTMVFGELVPKNLAIARPLATARAVVGFQRGFSTVTKPLLTFFNGTANRIVRLFGIEPQEELASARSPEELTVLVRHSARQGVLPAETAELIQRSFAFGNRRAHDSMTPSTRMTTLAPGSSVQDLLQVAATTGHSRFPVMEPGSSAVEGLVHIRRGLAVPFDERPSTPVSDVMETPTLMPDTIELDQLMDTLRAGGLQMAVLMDETGDVAGLITLEDLVEELVGEVVDEHDPDDRTSERLPDGAWAFDGALRPDEVTELLGHRIAEDAEYDTIAGLLTLHLGRIAAVGDGIELETESEHGYPAARVSLTVEAMDGSRIARVHATASPLESQEDDR, from the coding sequence TTGGAAATAGTCTCGATCCTGGTCGGCCTCGTGCTGATCATCGCCTGCGGCCTCTTCGTGGCTGCGGAATTCGCCCTGATCACGGTCAACAAGAACGAGGTCCGTGAGGCCGCCGCGCAAGGGGACCAGAAGGCAGCGGGTGTGCTCAAGGGTATGAACACCCTGTCCACGCAGCTCTCCGGGGCACAGTTGGGCATCACCTTGACCAACCTGGGCATCGGCTTCCTGGCGGAACCGGCCATCGCCGCCCTGGTGGTCGGTCCCCTGACGGACGCCGGCCTGGCCGCACCGCTGGCCCGGTCCGTCTCCGTGGCGCTCGCCCTGGTCCTGGCCACCGTCCTGACCATGGTGTTCGGCGAGCTGGTGCCCAAGAACCTGGCCATCGCCCGGCCCCTGGCGACCGCACGGGCCGTCGTCGGCTTCCAGCGGGGGTTCAGCACCGTGACCAAACCCCTGCTGACGTTCTTCAACGGCACGGCCAACCGGATCGTGCGACTGTTCGGCATCGAGCCCCAGGAGGAACTCGCCTCGGCCCGCTCGCCGGAGGAACTCACGGTGCTGGTGCGCCACTCCGCCCGTCAGGGTGTGCTGCCAGCGGAGACCGCCGAGCTCATCCAGCGGTCCTTCGCTTTCGGCAACCGCCGTGCGCACGACTCGATGACCCCGAGTACCCGGATGACCACCCTGGCGCCGGGCAGCAGTGTCCAGGACCTGCTGCAGGTGGCGGCCACGACCGGCCACTCGCGGTTCCCCGTGATGGAGCCGGGCTCGTCGGCAGTCGAGGGCCTGGTCCACATCCGCCGTGGCCTGGCCGTTCCGTTCGACGAGCGCCCCTCCACGCCCGTCTCGGACGTGATGGAGACGCCCACCCTGATGCCGGACACGATCGAGCTGGACCAACTGATGGACACCCTGCGTGCCGGTGGCCTGCAGATGGCCGTCCTGATGGATGAGACCGGGGACGTGGCAGGCCTGATCACCCTCGAGGACCTCGTGGAGGAACTCGTGGGGGAGGTGGTCGACGAACACGATCCGGACGACCGGACCAGTGAGAGGCTGCCCGATGGGGCCTGGGCCTTCGATGGCGCGCTGCGCCCGGACGAGGTCACCGAACTGCTGGGGCATCGGATCGCCGAGGACGCCGAGTACGACACCATCGCCGGCTTGCTGACCCTGCACCTCGGGCGAATCGCGGCCGTGGGCGACGGTATCGAGCTGGAGACCGAATCCGAACACGGCTACCCGGCTGCTCGCGTCTCCCTCACGGTGGAGGCCATGGACGGGTCCCGCATCGCCCGCGTCCATGCCACCGCATCACCCCTCGAGTCCCAGGAGGACGATCGCTAG
- a CDS encoding hemolysin family protein, with translation MDTVGIVLTVVLLAANFFFVGAEFSLIAARRSIVEPKAQEGGRGAKMTLWAIENVSLMMAGAQLGITVCSLALGYVTKPMIVYALQGPFEAWGIPATMIDTIAYIIAYALVTYLHVVLGEMVPKNIALAGPERMAFILGPALVVVVRALQPLLWTMNAMGNGILRLFKVEPKNEVASTFTRDEVAGLVGESREGGLLDHQDERLLLGALTFEERSVQSIVIPLHEVVTLPAGCTPEQIEKVAANGYSRFPVQAEDGHLNGYIHVKDLLGLEPAARTVPVPDGLVRELPRLHVEDHLQSSLRRMQRDGAHLALAVDESGHPYGVVTLEDMLEELVGQIRDDSRATR, from the coding sequence GTGGATACCGTCGGTATTGTCCTGACCGTCGTGCTGCTCGCGGCGAACTTCTTCTTCGTGGGAGCCGAGTTCTCCCTCATCGCGGCCCGCCGCAGCATTGTGGAGCCCAAGGCCCAGGAGGGCGGGCGCGGGGCCAAAATGACCCTGTGGGCCATCGAGAACGTCTCGCTGATGATGGCCGGGGCGCAGTTGGGGATCACGGTGTGTTCCCTGGCCCTGGGCTATGTCACCAAGCCCATGATCGTCTACGCCCTGCAGGGACCCTTCGAGGCCTGGGGGATCCCGGCGACGATGATCGACACCATCGCGTACATCATCGCGTACGCCCTGGTGACCTACCTCCACGTGGTGCTCGGCGAGATGGTGCCCAAGAACATCGCCCTGGCCGGGCCCGAGCGCATGGCCTTCATCCTGGGCCCCGCCCTGGTGGTCGTCGTGCGTGCCCTGCAGCCGCTGCTGTGGACCATGAACGCGATGGGCAACGGCATCCTGCGCCTGTTCAAGGTGGAGCCCAAGAACGAGGTCGCCAGCACCTTCACCCGGGACGAGGTGGCCGGGTTGGTGGGTGAGTCCCGTGAGGGCGGGCTGCTGGACCACCAGGACGAGCGGCTGCTGCTCGGTGCTCTCACCTTCGAGGAGCGCTCCGTCCAGAGCATCGTGATCCCGTTGCATGAGGTCGTCACCCTGCCGGCCGGATGCACACCGGAGCAGATCGAGAAGGTCGCGGCGAACGGCTATTCACGGTTCCCGGTCCAGGCCGAGGACGGGCACCTGAACGGCTACATCCACGTCAAGGACCTGCTGGGCCTGGAACCGGCGGCGCGGACCGTGCCGGTGCCGGACGGCCTGGTGCGGGAACTTCCGCGGCTGCACGTGGAAGACCACCTGCAGTCGTCCCTGCGCCGCATGCAGCGCGACGGTGCGCACCTCGCCCTGGCCGTGGACGAGTCCGGTCACCCTTACGGCGTTGTGACCCTGGAGGACATGCTGGAGGAACTCGTCGGCCAGATCCGTGATGACAGCCGTGCCACCCGGTAG
- a CDS encoding cation diffusion facilitator family transporter yields the protein MPHSHDHSEAIQTAEEASSIGIRAAQISLAGMGATALLQIVIVWLSGSVAQLADTLHNLGHLATTVPLIIAFRLGRRAPSRRYSYGFRRAEDLVGLLIGAVIALSAGLIIWESVRALTAQRDMTHLGWVLTAAVVGAVGNEIVARYRIQAGRRIGSAALIAEGQHARTDALTSLAVILGVLGAWVGLPWVDPIIGLVIAAVVVAVLVGSMRTVLRRLMDGVEAGTLDLIESTAAAVPGVISVEQVRARWSGHHLEAELTLAVQASLNIEAGHRLALAVEGSLRGHVPHLHQATTLLSPAQAGP from the coding sequence GTGCCTCACAGTCACGACCACTCCGAGGCGATCCAGACCGCCGAAGAAGCCAGCTCCATCGGAATCCGCGCCGCGCAGATCAGCCTGGCAGGCATGGGGGCCACTGCGCTTCTGCAGATCGTGATCGTCTGGCTGAGCGGTTCGGTGGCCCAATTGGCCGACACCCTGCACAACCTGGGGCACCTGGCGACCACAGTCCCGCTGATTATCGCCTTCCGTCTCGGCCGTCGAGCGCCCTCCCGACGGTACAGTTACGGGTTCCGGCGGGCCGAAGATCTCGTCGGCCTCCTGATCGGGGCCGTCATCGCCCTCTCTGCCGGGCTGATCATCTGGGAATCGGTCCGAGCCTTGACCGCGCAGCGGGACATGACCCATCTGGGGTGGGTGTTGACCGCCGCGGTGGTCGGGGCCGTCGGCAACGAGATCGTAGCCAGGTACCGGATCCAGGCAGGGCGGCGCATTGGATCAGCGGCCTTGATCGCCGAGGGCCAACACGCGCGAACCGATGCGCTGACATCCCTGGCTGTCATCTTGGGCGTTCTCGGCGCTTGGGTGGGCCTGCCTTGGGTGGACCCGATCATCGGGCTGGTCATCGCAGCGGTCGTCGTCGCGGTACTTGTCGGCTCGATGCGCACGGTCCTGCGCCGACTTATGGATGGTGTCGAAGCCGGCACCCTGGATCTGATCGAGAGCACCGCAGCAGCCGTTCCGGGGGTCATCTCCGTGGAACAGGTGCGCGCCCGGTGGAGCGGGCATCACCTGGAGGCCGAACTCACCCTTGCCGTCCAGGCGAGCCTGAACATCGAAGCCGGACATCGCCTTGCCCTCGCCGTCGAGGGGAGCTTGCGCGGACACGTTCCCCACTTACACCAGGCCACCACCCTCCTCTCCCCTGCCCAGGCAGGGCCCTGA
- a CDS encoding metalloregulator ArsR/SmtB family transcription factor yields MLVHAAPDDDHARIAAETFRMLSDATRVKILWALFQGESSVNALAELVGAAPTAVSQHLSKLRLAGLVDSRREGTFAYYSATDAHVNRLLAEALSHAEHITGTATA; encoded by the coding sequence ATGCTTGTCCACGCCGCCCCTGATGACGATCATGCGCGGATTGCCGCGGAGACCTTTCGAATGCTCTCCGACGCAACGCGAGTGAAGATCCTCTGGGCGCTGTTCCAGGGCGAGTCCAGTGTGAACGCCCTGGCCGAGCTTGTCGGTGCCGCGCCCACGGCGGTGAGCCAACATCTGTCCAAGCTGCGACTGGCGGGCCTGGTGGACAGCCGGCGTGAGGGCACCTTCGCTTACTACTCAGCGACCGATGCGCACGTGAACCGCCTTCTGGCCGAGGCGCTCTCGCACGCCGAACACATCACCGGCACAGCCACGGCGTAA
- a CDS encoding TrkA family potassium uptake protein yields the protein MADIPATDPREPPRGEPRRRHRHRVVGAFTNPFTGPTSARPAGQTVVVLGLGRFGAGLALELMESGCQVLGIDVREQPVQALNGQLTHVVRADTTSEEAMRQLSVHEADRVVIAIGTHLAASILTTSLMIRFGIDNIWAKANDDAHETILRQLGVQHVVHPERDMGRRLAHLVRISMEDYVEVEPGFAIVRTGVPQRYVGRELAETRLRAERGVSVVAVKDQGEWIYPDRDYILQADDTLLVAGPTRKAEAFAQLN from the coding sequence TTGGCTGACATCCCCGCCACTGACCCCCGCGAGCCCCCGCGCGGTGAGCCGCGACGCCGGCACCGGCACCGAGTCGTCGGCGCCTTCACCAACCCGTTCACCGGCCCGACCTCCGCCCGTCCTGCCGGACAAACCGTCGTCGTCCTGGGCCTGGGCCGGTTCGGAGCCGGATTGGCCCTGGAACTCATGGAATCCGGGTGTCAGGTCCTGGGGATCGACGTCCGGGAGCAACCGGTGCAGGCCCTCAACGGCCAGCTGACCCACGTGGTGCGCGCCGACACGACCTCCGAGGAGGCCATGCGCCAACTCTCGGTCCACGAGGCCGATCGGGTGGTGATCGCCATCGGAACCCACCTCGCCGCCTCGATCCTCACGACCTCACTGATGATCCGGTTCGGCATCGACAACATCTGGGCCAAGGCCAACGACGACGCTCACGAGACGATCCTGCGCCAACTCGGAGTCCAACACGTGGTCCACCCCGAACGGGACATGGGCCGCCGACTGGCCCACCTGGTCCGGATTTCCATGGAGGACTATGTGGAGGTCGAGCCCGGATTCGCCATCGTCCGCACCGGAGTCCCCCAGCGATACGTCGGGCGGGAACTGGCAGAGACCAGGCTACGGGCCGAACGGGGCGTCTCGGTCGTGGCCGTGAAGGACCAAGGCGAATGGATCTACCCGGACCGCGACTACATCCTCCAGGCCGATGACACCCTGCTTGTGGCCGGACCGACCCGCAAAGCCGAGGCTTTCGCACAACTGAACTGA